From Streptosporangiales bacterium, the proteins below share one genomic window:
- a CDS encoding IS982 family transposase, whose translation PTGVFTRIAQRLLALTSGIWTNWTTGVTSKRSLTAYDH comes from the coding sequence ACCCACCGGAGTCTTCACCCGCATCGCCCAGCGACTCCTCGCCCTCACCTCCGGCATCTGGACCAACTGGACCACCGGCGTCACCAGCAAACGATCACTAACCGCCTACGACCACTGA
- a CDS encoding NAD-dependent epimerase/dehydratase family protein — MQVLVTGGAGFIGSQVVEAYAAAGHQVRVLDLQPPPDPTIAEYVAGDVRDCEVVDRALAGVDLVNHQAAMVGLGVDLAGDLPAYVGCNDLGTAVLLAAMARHEVPRLVLASSMVVYGEGGYRCATDGPVRPAARADVDLAAGSFEPRCPHCRAELTTQRVTEDARLDPRNVYAATKVAQEHLAAAWARGTGGSVVALRYHNVYGPRMPRDTPYAGVASIFRSALRRGECPRVFEDGRQLRDFVHVRDVAAANLHAASHTVEASALTAYNVASGEPHTVGELAHALADACGGPRPVVTGDYRLGDVRHIVASSDRITRELGYAAQVSFVYGMREFAALSVG, encoded by the coding sequence ATGCAGGTACTCGTCACCGGCGGCGCCGGGTTCATCGGCTCACAGGTGGTCGAGGCGTACGCCGCGGCCGGACACCAGGTGCGCGTGCTCGACCTCCAGCCACCGCCCGACCCGACGATCGCCGAGTACGTCGCCGGTGACGTACGGGACTGCGAGGTCGTCGACCGGGCGCTCGCCGGGGTCGACCTGGTCAACCACCAGGCCGCGATGGTCGGCCTGGGCGTCGACCTCGCCGGCGACCTGCCCGCGTACGTCGGCTGCAACGACCTAGGCACCGCCGTGCTGCTCGCCGCCATGGCACGACACGAGGTGCCGCGGCTGGTGCTCGCGTCCAGCATGGTGGTCTACGGCGAAGGTGGGTACCGCTGCGCGACCGACGGGCCGGTGCGCCCGGCGGCGCGCGCCGACGTCGACCTGGCCGCGGGCAGCTTCGAGCCGCGCTGCCCACACTGCCGCGCCGAGCTCACCACGCAGCGGGTCACCGAGGACGCGCGGCTCGACCCACGGAACGTGTACGCCGCCACGAAGGTCGCGCAGGAACACCTCGCCGCCGCGTGGGCGCGCGGCACCGGCGGGAGCGTGGTCGCGCTGCGGTACCACAACGTGTACGGCCCGCGGATGCCGCGCGACACGCCTTACGCGGGCGTCGCGAGCATCTTCCGTTCCGCGCTGCGGCGCGGGGAGTGCCCACGGGTGTTCGAGGACGGCCGGCAGCTGCGCGACTTCGTGCACGTCCGCGACGTCGCGGCAGCGAACCTGCACGCGGCGTCCCACACTGTGGAAGCAAGCGCACTGACGGCGTACAACGTCGCGAGCGGCGAGCCGCACACGGTCGGTGAGCTCGCGCATGCACTGGCCGACGCGTGTGGCGGACCGCGACCGGTCGTCACAGGTGACTACCGCTTGGGCGACGTGCGGCATATCGTGGCGTCGTCGGACCGGATCACCCGCGAGTTGGGCTATGCGGCGCAGGTGTCCTTCGTCTACGGCATGCGGGAGTTCGCCGCACTGTCCGTGGGCTGA
- a CDS encoding PAS domain-containing protein, with amino-acid sequence MSATSNAAAHRVRHPRHAATGRLRLVESLHEVVASIGAGLDLDTVLTKICASAADLLDADLGVFLRLDGAYWRPVVVGGAPDANWGAQVALEDDWVTQLVRDNSDWCAFPVDNVSPVMIDIVRTALPGAGSAMAVAARTSATTHGALAVVFGDSKRTPEPAEIDVLMLLAQHAGIALSNADSSAEMIRDRKHQHVIIDATTDGLAVLDGAGRVLQWNSAAERLTGRSSEEAAGKPPPFPISEPGQVLDHRLPTGRWVEILSSRVPDSDDVVVEFRDVSQAKELERARDVLLSTTAHELRTPVTAIRGFSSTLLQRWDDLSDAGRRAAVEVVADRSTALASLVDKVVLGVTVSGEEPELVTEPVDLATTLGEILSAFPQPADGRRLVFDVSQPCRRARCDRRALPEVVNELLENAVKFSPDGGDVAIRVWDDGTQVGFSVRDQGIGIADDDLPHVFDLFYQGGTGDRRRFGGLGLGLYIVRQLVRAQHGAVTALRPADGGTEVTVRLPYWETPPVIN; translated from the coding sequence ATGTCCGCGACGAGCAACGCAGCCGCCCATCGTGTCCGTCATCCACGGCACGCGGCCACCGGGCGGCTACGGCTCGTGGAGAGCCTGCACGAAGTGGTCGCCAGCATCGGCGCCGGACTCGACCTCGACACCGTGCTCACGAAGATCTGCGCCTCCGCTGCCGACCTGCTCGACGCCGACCTCGGTGTGTTCCTCCGGCTCGACGGCGCGTACTGGCGGCCGGTCGTGGTCGGTGGCGCGCCGGACGCCAACTGGGGCGCACAGGTCGCGCTCGAGGACGACTGGGTCACCCAGCTCGTCAGGGACAACAGCGACTGGTGCGCGTTCCCCGTCGACAACGTCAGCCCCGTCATGATCGACATCGTCCGTACGGCGCTGCCGGGCGCGGGTTCCGCGATGGCCGTCGCGGCACGCACGTCCGCCACCACGCATGGCGCGCTTGCCGTCGTCTTCGGCGACAGCAAACGCACGCCTGAGCCGGCGGAGATCGACGTGCTGATGCTGCTCGCCCAGCACGCCGGCATCGCGCTCAGCAACGCCGACTCCTCCGCCGAGATGATCCGCGACCGCAAGCACCAGCACGTGATCATCGACGCCACGACCGACGGGCTCGCCGTCCTCGACGGTGCCGGCCGGGTGCTGCAGTGGAACAGCGCGGCGGAACGGCTGACCGGCCGCTCGAGCGAGGAGGCGGCCGGCAAGCCGCCACCGTTCCCCATCTCAGAACCTGGACAGGTGCTCGACCACCGTCTACCAACCGGACGGTGGGTGGAGATCCTCTCCTCGCGGGTGCCGGACAGCGACGACGTCGTCGTGGAGTTCAGGGACGTGTCCCAGGCGAAGGAGCTGGAGCGAGCCAGAGACGTGCTGCTGAGCACGACCGCACACGAGCTACGCACGCCGGTGACCGCCATCCGCGGCTTCTCCTCGACGCTGCTGCAGCGCTGGGACGACCTGTCCGACGCGGGACGCCGCGCCGCCGTCGAGGTCGTCGCCGACCGTTCCACCGCGCTCGCGTCGCTGGTCGACAAGGTGGTGCTCGGCGTGACGGTGAGCGGCGAGGAACCCGAGCTCGTCACGGAACCGGTGGACCTCGCGACCACTCTCGGCGAGATCCTCTCCGCCTTTCCACAGCCGGCCGACGGCCGCCGCCTGGTCTTCGACGTGTCGCAACCGTGCCGCCGGGCGCGCTGCGACCGCCGTGCGCTGCCCGAGGTGGTGAACGAGCTGCTCGAGAACGCGGTGAAGTTCTCTCCCGACGGGGGCGACGTCGCCATCCGGGTGTGGGACGACGGCACGCAGGTGGGGTTCTCCGTACGTGACCAGGGCATCGGCATCGCGGACGACGACCTGCCGCACGTCTTCGATCTCTTCTACCAGGGCGGCACCGGCGACCGGCGCCGGTTCGGCGGGCTGGGGCTCGGGCTCTACATCGTCCGCCAGCTGGTCAGGGCGCAGCACGGCGCGGTGACGGCGTTGCGCCCGGCGGACGGCGGCACGGAGGTGACGGTGCGGCTGCCGTACTGGGAGACCCCGCCAGTCATCAATTGA
- a CDS encoding arginine deiminase — MGATVDSEVGQLRSVLLHRPGDELRRLTPRNNDKLLFDGIPWVDRAQQEHDAFAATLTSRGVEVLYVVDLLRETLAAAEARHEAIAAAVADVRLGEALRTQVTGYLHDLPPEQLAAVLVAGLAHDELPAGRGLSYALMDTGDFIVDPLPNLLFTRDSSTWLGGSVAVTSLAMAARRRETSLTKTIYRHHPRFAGTELLYEPHLEPLEGGDVLLLAPGVVAVGTGERTSPAGVERLAVRVFERGLAHTVLAVPIAQERATMHLDTVCTMVDVDAVLMYPNIADELVAYTLRPDGEAPSVRGPQPFVDAAAEAMGIDSLRVIDTGLDPVTAEREQWDDGNNTLALAPRLCVAYERNVETNARLAALGIEVIPIAGSELGSGRGGPRCMSCPITRDPLNT; from the coding sequence GTGGGAGCCACCGTGGACAGCGAGGTCGGGCAGCTGCGTTCGGTCCTGCTGCACCGACCGGGGGACGAGCTGCGCCGCCTCACCCCGCGCAACAACGACAAGCTGCTCTTCGACGGCATCCCGTGGGTCGACCGCGCGCAGCAGGAGCACGACGCGTTCGCCGCCACCCTCACCTCCCGGGGCGTCGAGGTGCTGTACGTCGTCGACCTGTTGCGGGAGACGCTCGCCGCGGCGGAGGCACGCCACGAGGCGATCGCCGCAGCCGTCGCCGACGTACGCTTAGGCGAGGCGCTACGAACCCAGGTGACCGGCTACCTGCACGACCTGCCGCCGGAGCAGCTCGCGGCCGTGTTGGTAGCCGGCCTCGCGCACGACGAGCTGCCCGCAGGCCGCGGGCTGAGCTACGCACTCATGGACACCGGCGACTTCATCGTCGACCCGTTGCCGAACCTGTTGTTCACGCGTGACTCGAGCACGTGGCTGGGCGGTTCGGTGGCGGTGACGTCGCTTGCGATGGCAGCCAGGCGCAGGGAGACCAGCCTCACCAAGACGATCTACCGACACCACCCGAGGTTCGCCGGCACCGAGCTGCTGTACGAGCCGCACCTGGAACCGCTCGAAGGTGGCGACGTGCTGTTGCTCGCGCCCGGCGTGGTCGCTGTCGGCACCGGCGAACGCACCAGCCCCGCAGGCGTGGAGCGGCTCGCCGTGCGCGTCTTCGAACGCGGGCTGGCGCACACGGTGCTCGCCGTGCCGATCGCGCAGGAACGCGCGACCATGCACCTCGACACCGTGTGCACGATGGTCGACGTCGACGCCGTGCTGATGTACCCGAACATCGCCGACGAGCTGGTCGCGTACACGCTGCGGCCGGACGGCGAGGCGCCGAGCGTGCGCGGTCCGCAGCCGTTCGTCGACGCCGCGGCTGAGGCGATGGGGATCGACTCGCTACGGGTCATCGACACCGGGCTCGACCCGGTGACAGCGGAACGCGAACAGTGGGACGACGGCAACAACACGCTGGCGCTGGCACCGCGGCTGTGCGTCGCGTACGAACGGAACGTGGAGACCAACGCGCGCCTGGCCGCCCTCGGCATCGAGGTGATCCCCATCGCCGGCAGTGAGCTGGGCAGCGGCCGCGGCGGCCCGCGATGCATGTCGTGCCCGATCACCCGCGACCCGCTGAATACCTAG